The proteins below are encoded in one region of Thermococcus peptonophilus:
- a CDS encoding M20 family metallo-hydrolase: MERLETVVKEIDKLRDEMVEALVELIKIPAISPDYGGEGEYDKAQRLLEIIKGWPFDKIEVYEAPDERAKNGVRPSILAYYYGEKGEESPRLWILTHLDVVPPGDLSKWTVTEPFKPVVKDGKVYGRGAEDNGQSLVASLYAVRAMMNLGIRPKRTVILAFVSDEETGSHYGVEWLIKNHPELFRKDDLVLVPDGGNEDGTFIEVAEKSILWFKLKVKGKQVHASMPDKGLNAHRIAIDLAYHLDKLLHEKYDRRDELFEPPESTFEPTMVKNPADSPNIAPGEHEVVFDCRVLPDYGLDDILNDVKVLAEEVKERHKKEIEGKVLPEIEVEILQRLDAPAPTDPNSEIVILLKEAIKKLRGKEAKVGGIGGGTFAAFFRKLGIPAVVWATLDEMAHQPNEYAKIDNMVEDAKVMAALALL; encoded by the coding sequence AGATTGACAAGCTCCGAGACGAGATGGTGGAGGCACTCGTCGAACTCATCAAAATCCCTGCCATAAGCCCGGACTACGGCGGCGAAGGAGAGTACGACAAGGCCCAGAGGCTGCTCGAAATAATAAAGGGCTGGCCCTTCGACAAGATTGAGGTTTATGAAGCGCCTGACGAGAGGGCCAAGAACGGTGTTAGGCCGAGCATCCTGGCGTACTACTATGGAGAGAAGGGCGAAGAAAGCCCACGCCTCTGGATTCTGACTCACCTCGACGTTGTCCCGCCTGGAGACCTGAGCAAATGGACGGTGACAGAGCCGTTCAAACCCGTTGTCAAGGATGGTAAGGTTTACGGAAGAGGAGCAGAGGACAACGGACAGAGCCTCGTCGCCTCTCTCTATGCCGTCAGGGCCATGATGAACCTTGGAATCAGACCGAAGAGGACTGTAATCCTCGCCTTCGTCAGCGATGAGGAGACAGGAAGCCACTACGGCGTTGAGTGGCTGATAAAGAACCACCCCGAGCTTTTCAGGAAGGACGACCTCGTCCTTGTTCCGGACGGTGGAAACGAGGACGGGACGTTCATTGAAGTCGCCGAAAAGAGCATCCTCTGGTTCAAGCTGAAGGTGAAGGGTAAGCAGGTCCACGCCAGCATGCCGGACAAGGGGCTGAACGCCCACCGCATCGCCATTGACTTAGCTTACCACCTCGACAAACTCCTCCACGAGAAGTACGACAGGCGGGACGAGCTGTTTGAACCCCCAGAGAGTACCTTCGAGCCAACGATGGTCAAGAACCCCGCTGACAGTCCTAACATAGCACCTGGAGAACACGAGGTCGTCTTTGACTGCAGGGTTCTGCCAGATTACGGCCTCGATGATATTCTCAACGACGTTAAGGTTCTCGCTGAAGAGGTTAAGGAAAGACACAAAAAGGAGATAGAAGGCAAAGTTCTGCCTGAGATAGAGGTCGAAATTCTCCAGAGGCTCGACGCTCCCGCTCCAACGGATCCGAACAGCGAGATAGTGATTCTCCTGAAGGAAGCCATCAAAAAGCTCCGCGGAAAGGAGGCCAAGGTTGGCGGAATCGGTGGCGGAACCTTCGCGGCCTTCTTTAGGAAGCTCGGCATTCCAGCTGTTGTGTGGGCCACTCTGGATGAAATGGCTCATCAGCCCAACGAGTACGCCAAGATAGACAACATGGTGGAAGACGCGAAAGTCATGGCCGCTCTGGCTCTTCTCTAA